A genomic region of Burkholderia humptydooensis contains the following coding sequences:
- a CDS encoding NAD-dependent epimerase/dehydratase family protein yields MRPSEPGARRALVTGIAGFTGRHLAARLEADGYDVWGTVAPDTDAPGDPLLRRWRCVKADLLDVDSLHAAVADARPHAVVHLAARAHVAHGDPQDTYLVNVVGTRNLLASLAGLDASPDAVLLASSANVYGNAPIEVLDESAPPRPANDYAVSKLAMEYMAKLWLDRLPIVIARPFNYTGVGQSDAYLLPKLVAHYARGEPRISLGNLDVSRDFSDVRDVVDAYARLVDAAPAGETFNVCAERGHALKEVLAMLARIAGYVIDVSVDPRFVRANEVKKLVGSRQKLRGVIGDARRTPLDETLRWMYGDMRAALAARAGQPAS; encoded by the coding sequence ATGAGACCTTCTGAGCCCGGCGCGCGGCGCGCGCTCGTCACCGGCATCGCGGGCTTCACCGGCCGCCATCTCGCCGCGCGCCTCGAAGCCGACGGCTACGACGTGTGGGGCACGGTCGCGCCCGACACCGACGCGCCGGGCGACCCGCTGCTGCGGCGCTGGCGCTGCGTGAAGGCGGATCTGCTCGACGTCGACTCGCTGCACGCGGCGGTCGCCGACGCACGGCCGCACGCGGTCGTGCACCTCGCCGCGCGCGCGCACGTCGCGCACGGCGATCCGCAGGACACGTACCTCGTCAACGTGGTCGGCACGCGCAACCTGCTCGCGTCGCTCGCGGGCCTCGACGCGAGCCCGGACGCGGTGCTGCTCGCGAGCAGCGCGAACGTCTACGGCAACGCGCCGATCGAAGTGCTCGACGAATCGGCGCCGCCGCGGCCCGCGAACGACTACGCGGTCAGCAAGCTCGCGATGGAATACATGGCGAAGCTCTGGCTCGACCGCCTGCCGATCGTGATCGCGCGGCCGTTCAACTATACGGGCGTCGGCCAGAGCGACGCGTATCTGCTGCCGAAGCTCGTCGCGCATTACGCGCGCGGCGAGCCGCGGATCTCGCTTGGCAATCTCGACGTGAGCCGCGATTTCTCCGACGTGCGCGACGTCGTCGACGCCTACGCGCGGCTCGTCGACGCCGCGCCCGCGGGCGAGACGTTCAACGTGTGCGCGGAGCGCGGCCATGCGTTGAAGGAAGTGCTGGCGATGCTCGCGCGGATCGCGGGCTACGTGATCGACGTGAGCGTCGATCCGCGCTTCGTGCGCGCAAACGAGGTGAAGAAGCTGGTCGGCTCGCGGCAGAAGCTGCGCGGCGTGATCGGCGACGCGCGCCGCACGCCGCTCGACGAGACGCTGCGCTGGATGTACGGCGACATGCGCGCGGCGCTCGCCGCGCGCGCGGGTCAGCCGGCGAGCTGA
- the gmd gene encoding GDP-mannose 4,6-dehydratase produces MTQARKAIITGITGQDGAYLTKLLLDKGYEVVGTYRRTSSVNFWRIAELGVDKHPNLTLVEHDLTDLGSSLRLIERTQPDELYNLAAQSFVGVSFDQPATTAEVTGLGALNLLEAIRIVNPKTRYYQASTSEMFGKVQAIPQTESTPFYPRSPYGVAKLFAHWTTVNYRESYGIFGSSGILFNHESPLRGREFVTRKITDTVAKIKLGKANRLELGNMDAKRDWGFALEYVEGMWRMLQVDRPDTYVLATNRTETVRDFVRMAFAAAGYQLEWSGKAEDERGIDTATGNVLVSVNPKFYRPAEVDLLIGCADKAKDKLGWAPKTTLEELCRMMVEADITRNRHHETF; encoded by the coding sequence ATGACCCAAGCACGCAAGGCGATCATCACCGGGATAACGGGCCAGGACGGCGCTTATCTGACGAAGCTTCTGCTCGACAAGGGCTACGAAGTCGTCGGCACGTATCGCCGCACGAGCTCGGTGAACTTCTGGCGCATCGCCGAACTCGGCGTCGACAAGCATCCGAACTTGACGCTCGTCGAGCACGACCTGACCGATCTCGGCTCGAGCCTGCGCCTCATCGAACGCACGCAGCCGGACGAGCTGTACAACCTCGCCGCGCAGAGCTTCGTCGGCGTATCGTTCGACCAGCCGGCGACGACGGCCGAAGTCACGGGCCTCGGCGCGCTGAACCTGCTCGAGGCGATCCGCATTGTGAACCCGAAGACCCGCTACTACCAGGCGTCGACCTCGGAGATGTTCGGCAAGGTGCAGGCGATTCCGCAAACCGAGAGCACGCCGTTCTATCCGCGCAGCCCATACGGCGTCGCGAAGCTGTTCGCGCACTGGACGACGGTCAACTATCGCGAGTCGTACGGCATCTTCGGCTCGAGCGGGATCCTGTTCAATCACGAATCGCCGCTGCGCGGGCGCGAGTTCGTCACGCGCAAGATCACCGACACCGTCGCGAAGATCAAGCTCGGCAAGGCGAACCGGCTCGAGCTCGGCAACATGGATGCGAAGCGCGACTGGGGCTTCGCGCTCGAGTACGTCGAAGGGATGTGGCGAATGCTGCAGGTGGACAGGCCCGATACCTACGTGCTCGCGACGAACCGCACCGAGACGGTCCGCGATTTCGTGCGGATGGCGTTCGCGGCGGCCGGCTACCAGCTCGAATGGAGCGGCAAGGCCGAGGACGAGCGCGGCATCGACACGGCGACGGGCAACGTGCTCGTGTCGGTGAATCCGAAGTTCTACCGCCCCGCCGAAGTCGATCTGCTGATCGGTTGCGCGGACAAGGCGAAGGACAAGCTCGGCTGGGCCCCGAAGACGACGCTCGAGGAACTGTGCCGGATGATGGTCGAAGCCGACATCACGCGCAACCGCCACCATGAGACCTTCTGA
- a CDS encoding acyltransferase family protein, producing MTRDTLVAPPAHAGRIVQLDGLRALAVLAVFFQHALKAPLWIGVDLFFVLSGLLITGILLERKARGASYFGYFYARRVRRILPPYLLLLVVSSILFGVEWARHWPWYAFFSTNIGLSLGSIGHDSLNVLWSLAVEEQFYIFWPFVVLLVPARALAWVAAALIVAAPLLRALATPWFDSFWPIYYLTPFRMDLLAAGALLAVALRRDRRALEPYYGAAIAAACAALAVLAWLHLSFPRFRAANTPLSNATLYSVSLVLCTSIVVIALRGRGLVQRVLTNPALVYVGTVSYTIYLVHLSVLYALWPLHLNRYLTAALAFAITLGYASASWYGFERRLTRGAPRPALAGAARASA from the coding sequence ATGACTCGCGATACGCTCGTTGCCCCGCCCGCCCACGCCGGCCGCATCGTCCAGCTCGATGGCCTGCGCGCGCTCGCCGTGCTCGCGGTGTTCTTCCAGCATGCGCTGAAGGCCCCGCTGTGGATCGGCGTCGACCTCTTCTTCGTGCTGAGCGGCCTGCTCATCACCGGCATCCTGCTCGAGCGCAAGGCGCGCGGCGCGTCGTACTTCGGCTATTTCTACGCGCGCCGCGTGCGCCGCATCCTGCCGCCGTATCTGCTGCTGCTCGTCGTGTCGTCGATCCTGTTCGGCGTCGAATGGGCGAGGCACTGGCCTTGGTATGCGTTCTTCTCGACGAATATCGGGCTGTCGCTCGGCAGCATCGGGCACGACAGCCTGAACGTGCTGTGGTCGCTCGCCGTCGAGGAGCAGTTCTACATCTTCTGGCCGTTCGTCGTGCTGCTCGTTCCGGCGCGCGCGCTCGCGTGGGTCGCGGCCGCGCTGATCGTCGCGGCGCCGCTTCTGCGCGCGCTCGCGACGCCGTGGTTCGATTCGTTCTGGCCGATCTACTACCTGACGCCGTTCCGGATGGACCTGCTCGCCGCGGGCGCGCTCCTCGCCGTCGCGCTGCGCCGCGACCGGCGCGCGCTCGAGCCGTACTACGGCGCGGCGATCGCGGCCGCCTGCGCGGCGCTCGCGGTGCTCGCGTGGCTGCATTTGTCGTTCCCGCGCTTTCGCGCGGCAAACACGCCCCTCTCCAATGCGACGCTCTACAGCGTGTCGCTCGTGCTGTGCACGTCGATCGTCGTGATCGCGCTGCGCGGGCGCGGCCTCGTGCAGCGCGTGCTGACGAATCCCGCGCTCGTCTATGTCGGCACCGTCAGCTACACGATCTATCTCGTCCACCTGAGCGTGCTGTACGCGCTCTGGCCGCTGCATCTGAACCGCTACCTGACGGCCGCGCTCGCGTTCGCCATCACGCTCGGGTACGCGAGCGCGAGCTGGTACGGCTTCGAGCGGCGCCTGACGCGCGGCGCGCCCCGGCCGGCGCTCGCGGGCGCCGCGCGCGCATCCGCATGA
- a CDS encoding oligosaccharide flippase family protein — translation MDKGMLKNVAINFFGLILPTFVSLVTVPAYIKALGVERYGVVSLVWTLIGYFGILDLGMSMAAQNHISKALAGGDAKESARVFWSAFWLNLATGVAGGLLIYFGAFMYTAYFTKVSAELQHEVYLALPWLALAIPLANVSWVFAGAINGAERFGVFNTNQTIGTFLFQLMPLFAAWLVAPTLQVVLAAAVGARLIAAVMLGAASMKVLGIRRIEPPQLGTAKGLFNFGGWMLIASMTGMIADTLDRVMLGAGLGAKYVTYYTVPQNLVTRLNMLPNALVRTLFPRLSAVGRDHADTLVKQSLEFLNGVFTPIAIAAVFALGPFLTLWVGRDLAELSAPVGRVLVISVWLVGQASVTRILIQSQVNPARAAAAGLVQMPFFVGALWVGIHHFGLIGAAVVVAARALVDYGVLLYLSAIRMRAIALDMFAHLAFLLASLYVAHALPGLAAAIAACAAAVALNVGWSITMTPGMRALARSVLVRLNPRKSV, via the coding sequence ATGGATAAAGGCATGCTGAAGAACGTCGCGATCAATTTCTTCGGATTGATCCTGCCGACCTTCGTGTCGCTCGTGACGGTGCCCGCGTACATCAAGGCGCTCGGCGTCGAGCGTTACGGCGTCGTGAGCCTCGTGTGGACGCTGATCGGCTATTTCGGGATTCTCGATCTCGGGATGAGCATGGCCGCGCAGAACCACATCTCGAAGGCGCTCGCGGGCGGCGACGCGAAAGAGAGCGCGCGCGTGTTCTGGAGCGCGTTCTGGCTGAACCTGGCCACGGGCGTCGCGGGCGGCCTGCTGATCTACTTCGGCGCGTTCATGTACACGGCGTACTTCACGAAGGTGTCGGCCGAGCTGCAGCACGAGGTGTATCTCGCGCTGCCGTGGCTCGCGCTCGCGATTCCGCTCGCGAACGTGTCATGGGTGTTCGCGGGCGCGATCAACGGCGCCGAGCGTTTCGGCGTGTTCAACACGAACCAGACGATCGGCACGTTCCTGTTCCAGTTGATGCCGCTCTTCGCCGCGTGGCTCGTCGCGCCGACGCTGCAGGTCGTGCTCGCGGCCGCGGTGGGCGCGCGCCTCATCGCGGCGGTGATGCTCGGCGCGGCCAGCATGAAGGTGCTCGGCATCCGCAGGATCGAGCCGCCGCAGCTCGGCACCGCGAAGGGGCTCTTCAACTTCGGCGGCTGGATGCTGATCGCGAGCATGACGGGCATGATCGCCGACACGCTCGACCGCGTGATGCTCGGCGCCGGGCTCGGCGCGAAGTACGTCACGTATTACACGGTGCCGCAGAACCTCGTCACGCGCCTGAACATGCTGCCGAACGCGCTCGTGCGCACGCTGTTCCCGCGGCTGTCGGCCGTCGGCCGCGATCACGCGGACACGCTCGTCAAGCAGTCGCTCGAATTCCTGAACGGCGTGTTCACGCCGATCGCGATCGCCGCGGTCTTCGCGCTCGGGCCGTTTCTCACGCTGTGGGTCGGCCGGGATCTCGCGGAGCTGTCGGCGCCCGTCGGGCGCGTGCTCGTGATCAGCGTGTGGCTCGTCGGCCAGGCGAGCGTCACGCGCATCCTGATCCAGTCGCAGGTGAACCCCGCGCGCGCGGCGGCCGCGGGCCTCGTGCAGATGCCGTTCTTCGTCGGCGCGCTGTGGGTCGGCATCCACCATTTCGGGCTGATCGGCGCGGCGGTGGTCGTCGCGGCGCGCGCGCTCGTCGATTACGGCGTGCTGCTGTATCTGTCCGCGATCCGGATGCGCGCGATCGCGCTCGACATGTTCGCACACCTCGCGTTCCTGCTCGCGAGCCTGTACGTCGCGCATGCGCTGCCGGGCCTCGCCGCCGCGATCGCCGCGTGCGCGGCCGCGGTCGCGCTGAATGTCGGCTGGTCGATCACGATGACGCCCGGCATGCGCGCGCTCGCGCGCAGCGTGCTCGTGCGTCTGAACCCGAGGAAGAGCGTATGA
- a CDS encoding glycosyltransferase family 4 protein, whose translation MNRDLAEHPLQRAATFQDVERAARDARIADAPPPAHRARDAARPLRVAVVHDWLVTYAGAERVLEQIVACFPDADLFGLVDFLDDRTFLRGKPVTTSFIQKLPYARTKYRSYLPLMPLAIEQLDVSAYDLVISSSHAVAKGILTGPDQVHVSYVHSPIRYAWDLQHQYLEQSQLTRGVKSALARLILHYIRNWDVRTSNSVDRFVANSAFIARRIHKVYQRDAAIVFPPVDVDAFTLSMKKEDFYLTASRMVPYKKIDLIVDAFAQMPERRLVVIGDGPDMRKIRAKAAPNVEIMGYQPFSVLQDRMRRAKAFVFAAEEDFGISVVEAQACGTPVIAFGKGGALETVRDAASHERPTGVFFDEQSARAIVAAVDDFERAPARFKPEDCRANAERFSAAHFRRRFVAQIDALLPNAQARAKLAGAAQPAGRASLAARGLKALVLDQSGVLGGAELSLLEIMKHLRDSADVVLFDDGPFRAALDEAGARVDVVGQRALAGVHKQGGVSLRAAGSLLALVREVARRARDADVIYANTQRAMVVGALAGRLARKPVVWHLRDIVSEAHFGPKQRLAIKQCARLGVTRVIANSDASARAFLELTGFERRAVQVVFNGISAEPFVALEPVRQAALRVRFGLPADAWIVGSFSRLAHWKGQHVLLEAARLYPDMHVALVGAPLFGEDEYAAELRGFVALHGLGERVHFLGFQRDVAACMKAVDVVAHTSITPEPFGRVIVEGMLAKRPVVAARAGGVVEIIDDDVNGLLREPGDAHALADALAALRTDAVLCERLVANGYDTAVNRFGTQTYVEQVERILVETARRR comes from the coding sequence ATGAATCGCGATCTTGCAGAACATCCGTTGCAGCGCGCCGCGACGTTTCAGGACGTCGAGCGCGCCGCGCGCGACGCGCGCATCGCCGATGCGCCGCCCCCCGCGCATCGCGCGCGCGATGCGGCGCGGCCGCTGCGCGTCGCGGTCGTCCACGACTGGCTCGTCACCTACGCGGGCGCCGAGCGCGTGCTCGAGCAGATCGTCGCGTGCTTTCCGGACGCGGACCTGTTCGGTCTCGTCGATTTCCTCGACGACCGCACGTTCCTGCGCGGCAAGCCGGTCACGACGTCGTTCATCCAGAAGCTGCCGTACGCGCGCACGAAGTACCGCAGCTACCTGCCGCTGATGCCGCTCGCGATCGAGCAGCTCGACGTATCCGCGTACGATCTCGTGATCTCGAGCAGCCACGCGGTCGCGAAGGGCATCCTGACCGGGCCGGACCAGGTGCACGTGAGCTACGTGCATTCGCCGATCCGCTACGCGTGGGATCTCCAGCATCAGTACCTCGAACAATCGCAGCTCACGCGCGGCGTCAAATCGGCGCTCGCGCGGCTGATCCTGCATTACATCCGCAACTGGGACGTGCGCACGTCGAATTCGGTCGACCGTTTCGTCGCGAACTCGGCGTTCATCGCGCGGCGCATCCACAAGGTCTATCAGCGCGACGCGGCGATCGTGTTTCCGCCCGTCGACGTCGACGCGTTCACGCTGTCGATGAAGAAGGAAGACTTCTATCTGACCGCGTCGCGGATGGTGCCGTACAAGAAGATCGACCTGATCGTCGACGCGTTCGCGCAGATGCCGGAGCGCCGGCTCGTCGTGATCGGCGACGGGCCGGACATGCGCAAGATCCGCGCGAAGGCCGCGCCGAACGTCGAGATCATGGGCTATCAGCCGTTTTCGGTGTTGCAGGACCGGATGCGCCGCGCGAAGGCGTTCGTGTTCGCGGCCGAGGAGGATTTCGGGATCTCGGTCGTCGAGGCGCAGGCATGCGGCACGCCCGTGATCGCGTTCGGCAAGGGCGGCGCGCTCGAGACGGTGCGCGACGCGGCGTCGCACGAGCGGCCGACCGGCGTGTTCTTCGACGAGCAGAGCGCGCGGGCGATCGTCGCCGCGGTCGACGATTTCGAGCGCGCGCCGGCGCGCTTCAAGCCGGAGGATTGCCGCGCGAACGCCGAGCGGTTCTCCGCTGCGCATTTCCGGCGGCGCTTCGTCGCGCAGATCGACGCGCTGCTGCCGAACGCGCAGGCGCGCGCGAAGCTGGCGGGCGCGGCGCAGCCGGCCGGCCGCGCGTCGCTCGCGGCGCGCGGCCTGAAGGCGCTCGTGCTCGATCAGAGCGGCGTGCTGGGCGGCGCCGAGCTGTCGCTGCTCGAGATCATGAAGCACCTGCGCGATTCGGCCGACGTCGTGCTGTTCGACGACGGGCCGTTTCGCGCGGCGCTCGACGAAGCGGGCGCGCGGGTCGACGTCGTCGGCCAGCGCGCGCTCGCGGGCGTGCACAAGCAGGGCGGCGTGTCGCTGCGCGCGGCGGGCAGCCTGCTCGCGCTCGTGCGCGAAGTCGCGCGTCGCGCGCGCGACGCCGACGTGATCTACGCGAACACGCAGCGCGCGATGGTGGTGGGCGCGCTCGCCGGGCGGCTCGCGCGCAAGCCGGTGGTCTGGCATCTGCGCGACATCGTGAGCGAAGCGCACTTCGGCCCGAAGCAGCGGCTCGCGATCAAGCAATGCGCGCGGCTCGGCGTGACGCGCGTGATCGCGAACTCGGACGCGTCCGCGCGGGCGTTTCTCGAATTGACGGGCTTCGAGCGGCGCGCGGTGCAGGTCGTCTTCAACGGCATTTCGGCCGAGCCCTTCGTCGCGCTGGAACCGGTCCGCCAGGCCGCGCTGCGCGTGCGCTTCGGGCTGCCCGCCGATGCGTGGATCGTCGGCTCGTTCAGCCGGCTTGCGCACTGGAAAGGGCAGCACGTGCTGCTCGAGGCGGCGCGGCTCTATCCGGACATGCACGTCGCGCTCGTCGGCGCGCCGCTCTTCGGCGAGGACGAGTACGCGGCCGAACTGCGCGGCTTCGTCGCACTGCACGGGCTTGGCGAGCGCGTGCATTTCCTCGGCTTTCAGCGCGACGTCGCCGCTTGCATGAAGGCGGTCGATGTCGTCGCGCACACGTCGATCACGCCGGAGCCGTTCGGCCGCGTGATCGTCGAAGGGATGCTCGCGAAGCGGCCCGTCGTCGCGGCGCGGGCGGGCGGCGTCGTCGAGATCATCGACGACGACGTGAACGGCCTGCTCCGCGAGCCCGGCGACGCGCATGCGCTCGCCGACGCGCTCGCCGCGCTGCGCACCGACGCGGTGCTCTGCGAGCGGCTCGTCGCGAACGGCTACGACACCGCGGTGAACCGGTTCGGCACGCAGACCTACGTCGAGCAGGTCGAGCGGATTCTCGTCGAGACTGCGCGGCGGCGGTGA
- a CDS encoding acyltransferase family protein: MNASSMASGARPSATDHKEHLIDALRGFAALLVAYFHCRQVAWVGMQHFHRTYGHSLDPSAIAGYLTFPFAWGSAGVPIFFVISGYCIHRNAALKLAADPSYRLNAPNFWARRFARIYPVLLAALVATLVFDSISLQFEPVSHKIRDIGLTSFVVNLLSLQGVAGYTYGSNGALWTLSLEVQFYAIYPLLFAARRRFGMLPVVVAIALVNVVSAWLLERHDLQFFTSYWLSWTVGAWIADVRAQRDAHAAPAPSRLWYAAAAAGVALGCVAFHFGQYGAFQLWAAGFACYLYAALARPVSASVPMRVLSWFGDFSYSLYLIHLPFFVCLASVLYRSELQLSIWPSFAFIAAVVPVAYLFYRMFELPAMRWSASLKPKRAVAAAAQRQMPV, translated from the coding sequence ATGAATGCTTCGAGCATGGCGTCGGGTGCGCGGCCGAGCGCCACCGACCACAAGGAACACCTGATCGACGCGCTGCGCGGCTTCGCCGCGCTGCTTGTCGCGTACTTCCACTGCCGGCAGGTCGCGTGGGTGGGAATGCAGCACTTCCATCGGACGTATGGCCATTCGCTCGACCCGAGCGCGATCGCCGGCTACCTGACGTTTCCGTTCGCATGGGGCTCGGCCGGCGTGCCGATCTTCTTCGTGATCAGCGGCTATTGCATCCATCGCAACGCGGCGCTCAAGCTCGCCGCCGATCCGTCATACCGGCTCAACGCGCCGAACTTCTGGGCGCGCCGCTTCGCGCGCATCTACCCGGTGCTGCTCGCCGCGCTCGTCGCGACGCTCGTGTTCGATTCGATCAGCCTGCAGTTCGAGCCCGTCAGCCACAAGATCCGCGACATCGGGCTCACGTCGTTCGTCGTCAACCTGCTGTCGCTGCAGGGCGTCGCGGGCTACACGTACGGCTCGAACGGCGCGCTGTGGACGCTGTCGCTCGAAGTGCAGTTCTACGCGATCTATCCGCTCCTCTTCGCGGCGCGACGCCGCTTCGGGATGCTGCCCGTCGTCGTCGCGATCGCGCTCGTCAACGTCGTGTCGGCCTGGCTGCTCGAACGGCACGATCTGCAATTCTTCACGTCGTACTGGCTGTCTTGGACGGTCGGCGCGTGGATCGCCGACGTCCGCGCGCAACGCGACGCGCACGCTGCGCCGGCGCCGTCGCGGCTCTGGTACGCGGCCGCGGCGGCCGGCGTCGCGCTCGGCTGCGTCGCGTTCCATTTCGGGCAGTATGGCGCGTTTCAGCTATGGGCAGCCGGCTTCGCATGCTATCTGTACGCGGCGCTCGCGCGGCCCGTGTCCGCGTCCGTGCCGATGCGGGTGCTGTCGTGGTTCGGCGACTTCAGCTATTCGCTGTACCTGATCCACCTGCCGTTCTTCGTGTGCCTGGCGTCGGTGCTGTACCGCTCGGAGCTGCAGTTGTCGATCTGGCCGTCGTTCGCGTTCATCGCGGCCGTCGTCCCCGTCGCGTACCTGTTCTACCGGATGTTCGAGCTGCCGGCGATGCGCTGGTCGGCGAGCCTCAAGCCGAAGCGGGCCGTCGCGGCGGCCGCGCAGCGGCAGATGCCCGTCTGA
- the galU gene encoding UTP--glucose-1-phosphate uridylyltransferase GalU, which produces MLKVTKAVFPVAGLGTRFLPATKASPKEMLPVVDKPLIQYAVEEAINAGITEMIFVTGRSKRAIEDHFDKSFEIESELEARGKEKLLELVRGIKPSHVDCFYVRQPAALGLGHAVLCAEKLVHGEPFAVILADDLLHGDQPVLKQLVDVFNHYHSSVIGVETIEREDSRSYGVVEGREWEEDIIKLSGIIEKPAPEHAPSNLGVVGRYVLMPSIFEHLRKIKPGAGGELQLTDAVQSLLTEEQVLAYRYYGTRFDCGSKLGYLKATVELALQHPEVGREFEAYLRNCLPVLAAVA; this is translated from the coding sequence ATGTTGAAAGTCACCAAAGCCGTGTTCCCCGTTGCCGGTCTCGGCACACGGTTTTTGCCCGCCACCAAGGCGAGTCCGAAGGAAATGCTGCCCGTCGTCGACAAGCCGCTGATCCAGTATGCGGTCGAAGAGGCGATCAATGCGGGCATCACCGAGATGATCTTCGTGACGGGCCGCAGCAAGCGCGCGATCGAAGATCACTTCGACAAATCGTTCGAGATCGAATCCGAGCTCGAGGCGCGCGGCAAGGAAAAGCTGCTCGAGCTCGTGCGCGGCATCAAGCCGAGCCACGTCGACTGCTTCTACGTGCGCCAGCCGGCCGCGCTCGGCCTGGGCCACGCGGTGCTCTGCGCGGAGAAGCTCGTGCACGGCGAGCCGTTCGCGGTGATCCTCGCCGACGATCTGCTGCACGGCGACCAGCCGGTGCTCAAGCAGCTCGTCGACGTCTTCAACCACTATCACAGCTCGGTGATCGGCGTCGAGACGATCGAGCGCGAGGACAGTCGCTCGTACGGCGTCGTCGAGGGCCGCGAGTGGGAAGAGGACATCATCAAGCTGTCGGGCATCATCGAGAAGCCGGCGCCCGAGCATGCGCCGTCGAATCTCGGCGTCGTCGGGCGCTACGTGCTGATGCCGAGCATCTTCGAGCATCTGCGCAAGATCAAGCCGGGCGCGGGCGGCGAGCTGCAACTGACGGACGCGGTGCAGTCGCTGCTGACCGAGGAGCAGGTGCTCGCGTACCGCTACTACGGCACCCGCTTCGACTGCGGCAGCAAGCTCGGCTATCTGAAGGCGACGGTCGAGCTCGCGCTCCAGCATCCGGAAGTGGGCCGCGAATTCGAGGCGTACCTGCGCAACTGCCTGCCGGTGCTCGCCGCGGTCGCTTAG
- a CDS encoding HU family DNA-binding protein, translating to MATSAKKVAKKAAAPAKKVAAKKAAPAKKVVAKKAVAKAPAAPTPLKDKFTKASLATHIAERAAIEVKAVKAVLAALENVVLGSVHKKGAGEFTLPGLLKITAQAVPAKKKRFGKDPFTGEERWFPAKPASVRVKARALKKLKDAAA from the coding sequence ATGGCGACTTCCGCAAAAAAGGTGGCTAAGAAGGCTGCCGCACCGGCCAAGAAAGTGGCTGCCAAAAAAGCAGCGCCCGCGAAGAAAGTAGTGGCGAAGAAGGCTGTCGCGAAGGCGCCCGCCGCTCCGACGCCGCTCAAGGACAAGTTCACGAAGGCTTCGCTCGCGACGCACATCGCCGAGCGCGCAGCCATCGAAGTGAAGGCTGTCAAGGCAGTGCTCGCGGCACTCGAGAACGTCGTGCTGGGCTCGGTCCACAAGAAGGGCGCAGGCGAGTTCACGCTGCCGGGTCTGCTGAAGATCACGGCGCAAGCCGTGCCGGCGAAGAAGAAGCGCTTCGGCAAGGACCCGTTCACGGGCGAAGAGCGCTGGTTCCCGGCGAAGCCGGCCAGCGTGCGCGTGAAGGCTCGCGCGCTGAAGAAGCTGAAGGATGCGGCAGCGTAA
- a CDS encoding porin has product MKKLALSTLSLALLGAAGAAQAQSSVTLYGVIDTSITYVHGNDGKANNAWLMGSGNLQGSRWGLKGTEDLGAGLKAIFQLENGFSSNDGTLSQGKRMFGRQAFVGLQSDQYGTVTLGRQYDPLVDLVQPLTADNYFGSLFATPGDVDNNDNSLRVNNTVKYTSPVFAGFQFEALYGFSGIAGAAGQGQTWSAAAAYNNGPIGVAAGYFYTSNPSPASGVRTTWSGSSDAIFDGAINSGYASAKSIGIAQVAGQYVFGPVTVGLGYSNAQYKPDGFSGFSSTEKYNTGRGFATYQATPALLLGLGYAYTKASGDTDAKYHQVSIGADYALSKRTDVYLAGAYQHASGTQRVDATTTQSAQASIGSYSVNGTKSQEMVALGLRHKF; this is encoded by the coding sequence ATGAAGAAACTCGCTCTGTCTACCCTCTCGCTCGCGCTGCTGGGCGCAGCCGGTGCAGCCCAGGCTCAAAGCAGCGTCACGCTGTATGGCGTGATTGATACGTCGATCACTTATGTTCATGGTAACGATGGCAAGGCCAACAACGCATGGCTGATGGGCAGCGGCAATCTGCAAGGCAGCCGCTGGGGCCTGAAGGGCACCGAGGATCTCGGCGCCGGCCTGAAGGCGATCTTCCAGTTGGAAAACGGCTTCAGCTCGAATGACGGCACGCTCAGCCAGGGCAAGCGCATGTTCGGCCGCCAGGCGTTCGTCGGTCTGCAAAGCGATCAATACGGCACGGTGACGCTCGGCCGCCAGTACGATCCGCTCGTCGACCTGGTGCAGCCGCTCACGGCAGACAACTACTTCGGCAGCCTGTTCGCCACCCCTGGCGATGTCGACAACAACGACAACAGCCTGCGCGTGAACAACACGGTCAAGTACACGTCGCCTGTGTTCGCGGGCTTCCAGTTCGAAGCGCTGTATGGCTTCAGCGGCATTGCGGGTGCGGCGGGCCAAGGCCAGACGTGGTCGGCGGCGGCGGCGTACAACAACGGCCCGATCGGCGTCGCAGCCGGTTATTTCTACACGTCGAACCCGTCGCCGGCGAGCGGCGTGCGCACGACGTGGAGCGGTTCGTCCGACGCGATCTTCGACGGCGCGATCAACTCCGGCTACGCAAGCGCGAAGTCGATCGGCATCGCACAGGTGGCTGGCCAGTACGTGTTCGGCCCGGTTACGGTCGGCCTCGGCTACAGCAACGCGCAATACAAGCCGGACGGCTTCTCGGGCTTCTCGTCGACAGAGAAGTACAACACGGGCCGCGGCTTCGCGACGTACCAGGCCACGCCGGCACTGCTGCTCGGCCTCGGCTACGCGTACACGAAGGCGAGCGGCGACACGGACGCGAAGTACCACCAGGTGTCGATCGGCGCGGACTACGCACTGTCGAAGCGCACGGACGTCTACCTCGCGGGTGCATACCAGCACGCGAGCGGCACACAGCGCGTCGATGCGACGACGACGCAATCGGCGCAAGCGTCGATTGGCTCGTACAGCGTCAACGGTACGAAGTCGCAAGAGATGGTCGCGCTGGGCCTGCGCCACAAGTTCTAA